CCGCATCACCGGGTGGACTGCTCACATCATGGAGCAGTACAACAACCCGACGATCATCCGCCCGCTGGCCGCCTACAACGGCCCGGACGAGCGGCACGTGCCCGCGAAGGACGCCTAGGCTTCCTCTTCGGTGCCCGTCGCTTCGGCGTTCAGGTCACCCAGGAGGTGGTCCACGGCGACGTGGGCGTGCAAGCGAACGCCGTACTCGAGGGCCTCGTCGTTGACGTAGAACTTCGGGCTGTGGTTTGGTACGAGGCCGCGGCTGTCTTCATTGGACTTTTCGATGCCACCGTCCTCGGTAAGGACCACGTCTTGACCCCCAAGCAGCGCGTAGACACCGCCGAACCGGGAGATGAACTCAGAGACGTCGTCGTAGCCCATTCCAGCGGGAATTTCGGCCACGGGGTTGTCCCCGGCAACGCGGTCGTAGGTCGGAATAATCGCGTCGATCCACTCCGGGGCGTTGACTACTGGTGGGATTTCGTCGAGAAACTCGACGGAGCCTTCGCAACCGTGGGCAGCGGCGATGTTCGTGACGTAGCGCTCAATGCGTGCGTTGACGTCTTCGAGCACTGCGGTGGACAGGGTGCGCACGGTACCCCAGATCTCAACCTGATTGCCCACGATGTTGAATCGACCCTGATCCACGATGTGGCCGAGTGTGATGGAGAAGCGTTCTTGGACGTCGATTTGCCGGTAGATCTGACCAATGTCACTCAGGATGTCACCCACAGCGGGCATCGGGTCAATGCCTTGCCAGGGGGTAGACCCGTGGACCTGTTCGCCCACCACCGTGATTTTCACCGTTTCGGAGGCCGCGTTTTGAATACCCCGGGTGTAGCTAATCGACCCAACCGGGCCCGGCCCGATGTGGATTCCGAATGCCATCGTCGGCGCTGGGTCGAAAAGACCCTGTTCCTCCATCTCCGCCACCATCTGGTCGGCGCCACCGTCTTCTCCTGGGGGCGGTCCTTCTTCAGCGGGCTGGAAGACGATCAGAATGTCGCCATTGATCTCATCGCGCAGGTCATTGAGGATCTTTGTGGCGCCCAGCAGCATAGCCACGTGGGTGTCGTGCCCACAGGCGTGTGCGACGGGGAAAGGGCCACCGGGGTAGTCCTTGTCAACTTTTTCGGAGGCGAACTCCTCACCGGAATTCTCTTTCACCGGCAAGGCATCGGTGTCGGCGCGAAGCAGGATCGTGCGACCGTCGCTATCGCCGCCAGAGATCTTGGCGACGACACCGTGGCCCGCAATCCCGCTCACGACATCTTCGATGCCGAACTCTTCGAGGCGCTCGAGAATGTAGCGTTCAGTGTCTTCTTCCCGGTTAGACAGTTCAGGGTTCTGGTGAATGTGGTGGCGCCACTCGACGACGTCGGCCGCAATATCGGACGCGGCCTCGTCGATCCTTTCATACAGCGCATCAAGGGTGTTTTCCGCCATGTGTGCTCCTGGTATGGGCTGGTTTTACTTGCGAATTTGTGCTTACGTTCAAGCACCAGCCACTTTACCCGCGATTATGGCGCTGCGGCGGGCGTGGAAATGCGGGCGCGAGGCCTCGGACCCTGAACCCACGGCCGCGCGGAGTCATAAAATTTTAGGTAACAAATCGCACTTCCTACACTGAAAGGACTGGTCTACAGTGTCTACCCCCTCCTCCCAGCTCCCGCACTTTTCCAAAATCCTGGTTGCCAACCGCGGAGAGATCGCGGTGCGCGCTTTTCGTGCCGCTTTCGAAACTGGTGCCAAGACGGTTGCCGTGTACCCACGCGAAGACCGCAACTCCTTCCACCGCCCCTTCGCGGACGAGGCCGTTCAAATCGGGGTAGAAGGCCAGCCCGTTCGCGCTTACTTAGACATCGACGAGATCGTTCGCGCGGCTAAGAAATCCGGCGCCGACGCGGTCTACCCCGGGTATGGTTTCCTGTCCGAGCGGGCGGAGCTAGCGCGGCGCTGCGCGGAAAACGGAATCCGATTTATCGGCCCTTCCCCCGAGACCCTCGACCTAACGGGGGACAAGGCGGCGGCCGTGCACGCCGCGCAGCGCGCCGGGCTGCCCACCCTGACGGATTCGGAACCATCCGCGGACCCTGCGCAGCTCGCGCAGCTCGCTGAGGACTTTGAGTTCCCCGTGTTCATCAAGGCTGTCGCGGGCGGTGGCGGACGTGGGATGCGCTTTGTGGAGAAGCGAGAGGACGTCGAAAAGCTTGCCGCTGAGGCTTCTCGCGAGGCTGAGGCGGCCTTCGGTGATCCGCACGTCTATATTGAGCGGGCCGTGATCAACCCGCAGCACATTGAGGTGCAAATCCTGGCGGACTCGCAAGGAAACGTCGTGCACCTTTTTGAGCGCGACTGCTCGTTGCAACGCCGCCACCAGAAGGTAGTGGAAATTGCACCGGCGCAGCACATCACCGCAGAACAGCGAATGAGAATCTGCGCGGACGCGGTGAAGTTCTGCAAGGAGATCAAGTACGAGGGTGCGGGCACGGTCGAGTTTCTTGTCGACGAGACCGGCAATCACGTGTTCATCGAAATGAACCCCCGCGTGCAAGTGGAGCACACGGTCACCGAGGAAGTTACCGGTGTGGACATCGTCCGCTCCCAGCTTTATATCGCCGCGGGTGCGTCGCTCGACGACTTAGGGCTGAGCCAGGATGCCGTAGCGCTGACCGGCGCCGCGCTGCAGTGCCGCATTACCACTGAGGACCCGGTGAACGGCTTCCGACCGGACTCCGGGCTGATCACCGGGTACCGCTCGCCCGGCGGGGCGGGGGTGCGCCTCGACGGGTCGGTGGGCGTGGGCACCGAGATCACCCCCAACTTCGATTCGCTGCTGGTCAAGATGACGTGCCGGGGCAAGGACTTCCAGGTGGCGGTAGACCGAGCGTTGCGTGCGCTCAACGAGTTCACGGTAACCGGGGTGTCGACGAACATTCCCTTCCTCCGCGAACTGTTGTCGGACCCCGACTTCCGCTACAAGCGCATCGCGACCAGCTTCATTGCCACGCACCCCCAACTGTTGGAGGCGCCGGCGGCCGCCGATGACGCGGGTCGAATCCTGGACTACCTCGCGTCTGTGACCGTGAATAAGCCGAACGGCCCGCGCCCCACGAGCATCCGCCCGTCGAAGAAGCTTCCCGAGCTCCACTACACCGACATCCCCCGCGGCTCCCGCGACGACCTGCTCGAGCTGGGGCCTGTGAAGTGGGCGGAGAAAATCCGTGCCCAGACCGCGCTCGGCGTCACCGAAACGACGTTCCGCGACGCTCATCAGTCACTGTTGGCCACCCGCATCCGCACCAACACGCTAGTCGCAGCCGCCAAACACGTCGGGCACCTCACCCCGCAGCTCGCGTCGATCGAGGCGTGGGGCGGGGCCACCTACGACGTAGCCATGCGCTTCTTGCACGAATCCCCGTGGATGCGCCTTGACGAGATCCGCGAGGCCGCGCCGAACATCAACATTCAGATGTTGCTGCGTGGCCGCAACACCGTCGGGTATACCCCCTACCCGGACACGGTGACGAGGGCGTTTGTCGACGAGGCCGCGCGCAGTGGCGTAGACATCTTCCGCATCTTCGACGCCCTTAACGACGTCTCTCAGATGCGGCCGGCCATCGACGCCGTCCTCGACACCGGAACCACCGTGGCGGAGGTGGCAATGGCCTACTCTGGCAACCTCCTGGACCC
The nucleotide sequence above comes from Corynebacterium capitovis DSM 44611. Encoded proteins:
- a CDS encoding pyruvate carboxylase, coding for MSTPSSQLPHFSKILVANRGEIAVRAFRAAFETGAKTVAVYPREDRNSFHRPFADEAVQIGVEGQPVRAYLDIDEIVRAAKKSGADAVYPGYGFLSERAELARRCAENGIRFIGPSPETLDLTGDKAAAVHAAQRAGLPTLTDSEPSADPAQLAQLAEDFEFPVFIKAVAGGGGRGMRFVEKREDVEKLAAEASREAEAAFGDPHVYIERAVINPQHIEVQILADSQGNVVHLFERDCSLQRRHQKVVEIAPAQHITAEQRMRICADAVKFCKEIKYEGAGTVEFLVDETGNHVFIEMNPRVQVEHTVTEEVTGVDIVRSQLYIAAGASLDDLGLSQDAVALTGAALQCRITTEDPVNGFRPDSGLITGYRSPGGAGVRLDGSVGVGTEITPNFDSLLVKMTCRGKDFQVAVDRALRALNEFTVTGVSTNIPFLRELLSDPDFRYKRIATSFIATHPQLLEAPAAADDAGRILDYLASVTVNKPNGPRPTSIRPSKKLPELHYTDIPRGSRDDLLELGPVKWAEKIRAQTALGVTETTFRDAHQSLLATRIRTNTLVAAAKHVGHLTPQLASIEAWGGATYDVAMRFLHESPWMRLDEIREAAPNINIQMLLRGRNTVGYTPYPDTVTRAFVDEAARSGVDIFRIFDALNDVSQMRPAIDAVLDTGTTVAEVAMAYSGNLLDPAEDLYTLDYYLRLAEEIVSTGAHVLAIKDMAGLLRPAAAAKLVSALRERFDLPVHVHTHDTAGGQLATYLAAANAGADIVDVASAPLAGTTSQPSMSALVAAFAHTQRDTGLSLKAVSDLEPYWEAVRQVYAPFESGIPGPTGRVYKHEIPGGQLSNLRTQANALGLGDRFELIEDTYADVNEILGRPTKVTPSSKVVGDLALYLVGAGVKAQDFAENPRKYDIPESVIGFLQGELGTPPGGWPLLRERALENRAGVDHTVSIPDDLAADFTSDDRRARRAALDQLLFPKQYGEFLEHRRTYGITDQLSDKVFFYGLAEGEETEIWYGEVDEEKTPLVVRLEAVGDVDNKGMRQVILTVNGQVRPLRVRDNSAESSVAEVEKADPSNPGHVAAPFAGVVNVVVDKGDSVKAGDPVATIEAMKMEATISAPQDGTIERVALTQATKVEGGDLVVVIG
- a CDS encoding M20 metallopeptidase family protein, which produces MAENTLDALYERIDEAASDIAADVVEWRHHIHQNPELSNREEDTERYILERLEEFGIEDVVSGIAGHGVVAKISGGDSDGRTILLRADTDALPVKENSGEEFASEKVDKDYPGGPFPVAHACGHDTHVAMLLGATKILNDLRDEINGDILIVFQPAEEGPPPGEDGGADQMVAEMEEQGLFDPAPTMAFGIHIGPGPVGSISYTRGIQNAASETVKITVVGEQVHGSTPWQGIDPMPAVGDILSDIGQIYRQIDVQERFSITLGHIVDQGRFNIVGNQVEIWGTVRTLSTAVLEDVNARIERYVTNIAAAHGCEGSVEFLDEIPPVVNAPEWIDAIIPTYDRVAGDNPVAEIPAGMGYDDVSEFISRFGGVYALLGGQDVVLTEDGGIEKSNEDSRGLVPNHSPKFYVNDEALEYGVRLHAHVAVDHLLGDLNAEATGTEEEA